One segment of Cynocephalus volans isolate mCynVol1 chromosome 8, mCynVol1.pri, whole genome shotgun sequence DNA contains the following:
- the LOC134385161 gene encoding GTP-binding protein Di-Ras3-like — MGNACLRFKERLMQRLRPQPTLLVFRTFTPQTSNKDFRVVVLGPAGVGKSALVQRRVRGTFRDNYLPTIEDTYRQVQGCNHAMGALHITDTTGGHRYPDLQRLAISRGHAFVLVYSVTKKETLEQLKPFYELIREIKGSNLHKFPIVLVGNKRDDRFHRELTLRDGAARALEWNCAFLETSAKLDVNVQELFYMLLNHEKPDTCPPSPQKKSQKPKATEKVFDKCVIM, encoded by the coding sequence ATGGGCAACGCTTGCCTTCGCTTCAAGGAAAGGCTGATGCAGCGGCTGCgaccccagcccaccctgctCGTTTTCCGTACCTTCACGCCGCAGACGAGTAACAAAGATTTTCGCGTGGTGGTGCTTGGCCCGGCCGGCGTGGGCAAGAGTGCGCTGGTGCAGAGGCGGGTGCGCGGCACTTTCCGAGACAACTACCTGCCCACCATTGAAGATACCTATCGCCAGGTGCAGGGCTGCAACCACGCCATGGGTGCCCTGCACATCACCGACACCACTGGCGGCCACCGCTACCCAGATCTGCAGCGCCTTGCCATTTCCAGGGGCCATGCCTTCGTCCTGGTCTACTCCGTCACCAAGAAGGAAACCCTGGAGCAGCTGAAGCCCTTCTATGAGCTGATCCGTGAGATCAAAGGCAGCAATCTGCATAAGTTCCCTATCGTGCTGGTGGGCAACAAGAGAGATGACAGGTTCCACAGGGAGCTGACCCTCAGAGATGGTGCTGCCCGTGCGCTCGAGTGGAATTGCGCTTTCCTGGAGACGTCGGCCAAGTTGGATGTCAACGTGCAAGAGCTGTTCTACATGCTGCTGAACCACGAGAAGCCTGACACCTGCCCCCCTAGTCCTCAGAAGAAATCCCAGAAACCAAAGGCCACCGAGAAAGTGTTTGACAAGTGCGTCATCATGTAA